From Drosophila yakuba strain Tai18E2 chromosome 2L, Prin_Dyak_Tai18E2_2.1, whole genome shotgun sequence, one genomic window encodes:
- the LOC6527538 gene encoding glycerol-3-phosphate dehydrogenase, mitochondrial isoform X2, which translates to MAMSRLGVILAQSAVHLREHRYLLNQAFLFTYQRSGVKVRRNHCCGMKVVPSRAEHLSALKGEEFDVLVIGGGAVGCGCAVDAACRGLKTALIEAEDFASGSSSRTSKLIDGSGSYLGTALREKDVEQLYIMLQMMSERVTMLKNAPHLNRIQPMIMPIYSFFQMPCTWLGLKPRISADRTSSPGRPPCTSFRS; encoded by the exons ATGGCTATGTCCAGGTTGGGTGTCATCCTCGCGCAAAGTGCTGTTCACCTTAGGGAGCATCGCTACCTGCTCAACCAGGCCTTCTTATTCACCTATCAGCGGAGCGGGGTCAAAGTTCGCCGAAACCACTGTTGCGGCATGAAGGTGGTTCCGTCCCGCGCGGAGCACTTGAGTGCACTGAAGGGCGAGGAGTTCGACGTACTGGTCATCGGAGGAGGAGCCGTGGGCTGTGGTTGTGCTGTGGATGCAGCGTGTCGTGGTCTTAAAACGGCTTTGATTGAGGCAGAGGATTTTGCAAGCGGCTCTAGTTCGCGGACCAGTAAGCTGATCGATGGCAGTGGCTCATATTTGGGCACTGCCCTCCGGGAGAAGGATGTCGAGCAGCTGTACATCATGCTGCAAATGATGAGTGAGCGGGTGACCATGCTGAAGAACGCTCCGCACCTGAACCGCATCCAGCCAATGATCATGCCCATCTATAGTTTCTTTCAGATGCCCTGCACCTGGCTGGGATTGAAG CCTCGAATATCCGCGGATCGCACATCATCTCCAGGGAGGCCACCATGTACGAGTTTCCGCTCCTAA
- the LOC6527539 gene encoding E3 ubiquitin-protein ligase NRDP1 yields MGFDVNCIVGHVDEELICPICTDVLEEPVQSAECEHAFCRACIDKWMLQKQICPVDRSVLLSSHLVPVSRLMRNMLARLKIKCTFSQSGCAQMLSLEEFRTHVAACEHNPKVVVECSKGCGMKVPKDEMSRHNCVFELRERVEQLVKEVSDLKQKQEDLEVENSSQRRELELFQYYIAALRSTNPVMRNIGDQLDRYSLMQWGNGLRLATVHTWGSLISTPDTPMHHMVRDVLRASGCPMHMLNMMVDRCHEDRWPEGLMTLDDRRENQHRMSEYVTRLVPGLVTGKPCVVVLAGDNSHMPENLRPSLGLVMIFVDGVDEMLPEQLPDIDFV; encoded by the exons ATGGGCTTTGATGTAAACTGCATTGTGGGCCACGTTGACGAGGAGCTAATCTGTCCCATTTGCACAGATGTCCTGGAGGAGCCGGTCCAATCCGCGGAATGCGAACACGCCTTCTGTCGCGCCTGCATCGATAAGTGGATGCTCCAGAAGCAGATTTGCCCGGTGGACCGCTCCGTCCTACTGTCCTCACACCTGGTGCCCGTTTCGCGCCTCATGCGCAACATGCTCGCCAGGCTGAAGATCAAGTGCACCTTCTCGCAAAGCGGATGTGCCCAAATGCTGTCCCTCGAGGAGTTCCGGACCCATGTGGCCGCCTGCGAGCATAACCCCAAGGTGGTTGTCGAGTGCAGCAAGGGATGCGGAATGAAG GTTCCCAAGGACGAGATGTCGCGCCACAACTGTGTGTTCGAGCTGCGCGAGCGGGTGGAGCAACTGGTGAAGGAGGTTTCCGATCTGAAGCAGAAGCAAGAGGACCTGGAGGTGGAGAACTCCAGTCAGCGCCGGGAGCTGGAGCTGTTCCAGTACTATATTGCAGCGCTGCGATCAACCAATCCCGTGATGCGCAACATTGGCGACCAGCTGGACCGCTATTCGCTGATGCAGTGGGGCAATGGTCTGCGACTGGCCACTGTCCACACGTGGGGCAGTCTAATCTCCACGCCGGACACGCCCATGCACCACATGGTGCGCGACGTCCTGCGCGCCAGCGGCTGTCCGATGCACATGCTCAATATGATGGTGGACCGCTGCCACGAGGATCGCTGGCCCGAGGGTCTGATGACCCTGGACGATCGCCGCGAGAACCAGCATCGCATGAGCGAGTATGTCACCCGTTTGGTGCCCGGTTTGGTCACCGGGAAACCGTGTGTGGTTGTGCTGGCCGGCGACAACAGCCACATGCCGGAGAATCTGCGCCCCAGCCTCGGACTGGTCATGATCTTCGTCGACGGTGTGGATGAGATGCTACCGGAACAGCTGCCGGACATTGATTTTGTCTAA
- the LOC6527538 gene encoding glycerol-3-phosphate dehydrogenase, mitochondrial isoform X1: MAMSRLGVILAQSAVHLREHRYLLNQAFLFTYQRSGVKVRRNHCCGMKVVPSRAEHLSALKGEEFDVLVIGGGAVGCGCAVDAACRGLKTALIEAEDFASGSSSRTSKLIDGSGSYLGTALREKDVEQLYIMLQMMSERVTMLKNAPHLNRIQPMIMPIYSFFQMPCTWLGLKVYDWISAASNIRGSHIISREATMYEFPLLKTDGLRGGVVYYDTQVDDARMCVALVMTAVALGANVCNHMEVTEIMPQEGCCRVVSVKDKISGEKFYIQSKAVINATGSSTDAIRQMDKEGTPPILLPTLGTQVSLPRYFGSGHYGLLSPALKSDDLTVYMVPFENHMVLGIREVELDEVSGRGSPTPDPDDVDCLLEAAKRRMNPCVELGRCHVLSAWTAIKASVSCPTDKENEDDKRGSPLNSFMIELSADGLITLAGGRWSSYRVMAADAVDLAIKSCGLCDDHVTSSWTQDLKLDGAESWCCMLPLEFVQDYGVPMDVAQHISDSYGYNGHALFSQAPDLKKRLHPSFPYIEAEIQYAMRNEYACTLVDIIARRLRIAFMDAAATLHMLPRILKIMAAEKGWEEEQQQKQMQAAQEFLVRQMGLGSIVQPRSTSKSKPKKKASSEGCCCRAAVRKGARSYSMEITAKGISSPLLGLGR, from the exons ATGGCTATGTCCAGGTTGGGTGTCATCCTCGCGCAAAGTGCTGTTCACCTTAGGGAGCATCGCTACCTGCTCAACCAGGCCTTCTTATTCACCTATCAGCGGAGCGGGGTCAAAGTTCGCCGAAACCACTGTTGCGGCATGAAGGTGGTTCCGTCCCGCGCGGAGCACTTGAGTGCACTGAAGGGCGAGGAGTTCGACGTACTGGTCATCGGAGGAGGAGCCGTGGGCTGTGGTTGTGCTGTGGATGCAGCGTGTCGTGGTCTTAAAACGGCTTTGATTGAGGCAGAGGATTTTGCAAGCGGCTCTAGTTCGCGGACCAGTAAGCTGATCGATGGCAGTGGCTCATATTTGGGCACTGCCCTCCGGGAGAAGGATGTCGAGCAGCTGTACATCATGCTGCAAATGATGAGTGAGCGGGTGACCATGCTGAAGAACGCTCCGCACCTGAACCGCATCCAGCCAATGATCATGCCCATCTATAGTTTCTTTCAGATGCCCTGCACCTGGCTGGGATTGAAG GTTTACGACTGGATATCTGCAGCCTCGAATATCCGCGGATCGCACATCATCTCCAGGGAGGCCACCATGTACGAGTTTCCGCTCCTAAAAACCGATGGCCTTCGCGGTGGTGTCGTCTACTATGACACTCAGGTGGACGATGCCCGGATGTGTGTCGCCTTGGTGATGACCGCGGTGGCCCTGGGTGCCAATGTGTGCAACCACATGGAGGTGACGGAGATCATGCCACAGGAGGGCTGCTGCCGAGTTGTGAGCGTTAAGGACAAGATCTCCGGCGAGAAGTTCTACATCCAGTCCAAGGCGGTGATCAATGCCACTGGCTCCAGCACTGATGCCATCCGGCAGATGGACAAGGAGGGAACCCCCCCGATTCTGTTGCCCACTCTGGGAACCCAAGTCTCACTGCCCCGCTACTTTGGCTCCGGACACTACGGCTTGCTGAGTCCGGCTCTGAAAAGTGATGACCTCACCGTATATATGGTGCCGTTTGAGAACCACATGGTTCTAGGCATTCGCGAAGTGGAGCTGGACGAAGTGTCCGGCCGTGGAAGTCCCACTCCGGATCCAGATGACGTGGACTGTCTGCTCGAGGCAGCCAAGAGAAGGATGAATCCCTGCGTGGAGCTGGGCCGCTGCCACGTCCTTAGTGCCTGGACGGCGATCAAGGCCAGTGTGAGCTGTCCTACCGACAAAGAGAATGAGGATGACAAGCGTGGATCACCGCTCAACAGCTTTATGATCGAGCTCAGTGCCGACGGGCTCATCACGCTGGCCGGCGGACGCTGGAGCAGTTACCGCGTGATGGCAGCCGATGCCGTGGATTTGGCGATTAAATCTTGCGGACTATGCGACGATCACGTGACCTCCAGTTGGACACAGGACCTAAAGTTAGACGGAGCCGAATCATGGTGTTGCATGCTGCCGCTGGAATTCGTGCAGGACTACGGTGTGCCCATGGACGTGGCGCAGCATATATCCGATTCCTACGGGTACAATGGACATGCATTATTCTCCCAGGCTCCCGATCTGAAGAAGCGTCTTCATCCGAGCTTCCCGTATATAGAGGCAGAGATTCAGTATGCCATGCGAAATGAGTACGCCTGCACCCTCGTGGACATCATCGCACGGCGACTGCGCATTGCCTTCATGGATGCGGCGGCCACGCTGCACATGCTGCCCAGGATCCTCAAGATCATGGCCGCGGAGAAGGGTTGGGAGgaggaacagcagcagaagcagatgCAGGCGGCCCAGGAGTTTCTGGTGCGTCAGATGGGTCTGGGCTCAATAGTCCAACCCAGGAGCACCAGCAAGAGCAAGCCGAAGAAGAAAGCCTCTTCGGAGGGATGTTGCTGCCGGGCGGCAGTTCGCAAGGGGGCCAGGAGCTACTCCATGGAAATAACAGCCAAGGGTATATCTAGTCCCTTACTCGGACTCGGACGCTAA